Proteins from a single region of Oreochromis niloticus isolate F11D_XX linkage group LG7, O_niloticus_UMD_NMBU, whole genome shotgun sequence:
- the LOC109202849 gene encoding lysozyme C, which translates to MRSLLVLLFLAVANAKIFERCEWARTLKANGMDGYYGISLADWVCLTRWESNYNTMAKNTNNDGSTDFGIFQINSYWWCNDYIINSHNGCNMDCSAFLSDNVSAAITCAKRVVRDPQGISAWYGWRSNCDGRDLSSYVSGCGV; encoded by the exons ATGAGGAGTCTGTTGGTTTTGCTCTTCTTGGCTGTGGCCAACGCCAAAATCTTCGAGCGCTGTGAATGGGCGCGCACGCTCAAGGCTAACGGCATGGACGGCTACTATGGAATCAGCCTTGCCGACT gGGTTTGCCTCACCCGATGGGAGTCAAACTATAACACCATGGCCAAAAACACCAACAATGATGGATCCACCGACTTTGGCATCTTTCAAATTAACAGCTACTGGTGGTGCAATGACTACATCATCAACTCGCATAACGGATGCAACATGGACTGCAGTG CGTTTTTGAGCGATAATGTCAGTGCAGCAATCACCTGTGCCAAACGTGTCGTTAGGGATCCTCAAGGCATCAGTGCCTG GTATGGCTGGCGTTCTAACTGTGATGGCCGTGACCTCAGCTCGTATGTGAGTGGATGTGGTGTTTAA